Part of the Nicotiana tabacum cultivar K326 chromosome 20, ASM71507v2, whole genome shotgun sequence genome, AGCTCAACTATATAACCTAAACTGGCCATGGGTTTTTTAAACCAAAACAAGAATCTCTGCAATATAACGGAGATAAAAATGAGCCATCGCCGGCGAAAACCTCCGATCCTTTCTACTCCGGCCGAAACATCGAAGAAATTTCTTTTATCTAATTCACTAGAATAGAAGATACGAATGAAATCAAAGAAACTAGCTTCTTCTGGCTTTAATTCAAAGTAACCTTTACAGAATTCTTCCTTGTTAGCCATCGATGTTATAACTTACAAGATATGTGTATGAATAGTTCATAAAATGTCTATATTTATATAGTTAAAGCATTAGTCATGACCTGACACTTTGAATTAATAAACACGGTTTATCCTAATGGAATAATTAGTAAACTAATTGATAATTCAATATGAATAATATTCCCAAGTCTTTAAATTATAAGATTGTCAATTGTCAAAGTTTTAGTTAACGTAAATAAATTCCAAGTACACGATGCATGTCTTACTTTGTCTTTGGTCTAAAGATCCTTAGACAAAGTCATGGAATTGATCAGAACGTGTTTGATATACTTAATTACGTGGTTTCTCTTTGAATAGTCCTTAAGTCAGCCAATTacattattaattatttaatatatatatataatttgccTTCATTTTGTTCAAATAATACTCGAGAAAATACAAATAACATGGATGTCctataaagaaagaaaagtagcTATAAAATACTAAGCTGAATTATTATGTTTATAAATTTTCTATCAACTTAAcattatttattataaaagaaATTTTCCTCTATTATCATAATTTAACCTATTGTAGTAGGTTGTACTTTTGTCTTATATTTTTAGGTCCTTATTATGAGCAATTACCTATACTTATTTTATTAAAGCGGAACTTATTAAAACTAATTCCAAAAAAACTCATGAGGGTGTAGTGCTCCATGTTAAGATGTCGGAGAAGAATTTACTAATTATATTTGGTGGTGGTTGACGCGTCATATCAAATGTTACTATAGAGCGATTAACAAGTGTTTAATTACCCTTATCTAACCTTATCGTTATTAGTGCAAAAAATAATAGCATCCGGATTTGTTTCCCTTTTAGGTAAAGGTGGAACTGATGATTAAAATTAATTCCTAAAGCAATCAACTACTATATGTGAGCAAATTAAGTCTAGAAGCTTTTGGCAGAATAAGGTTTGTAAAGATAGGATTGTTAAGATTTGGTAGCATATTTAGAGATATTCCAAATTAATTAgtgaatattttttttctattattataatagaagaaaataagcAGTTAAGGTAGAAATATTAAAAACGAAGGGAGTATTTTTCTATCTCCCGCAAAATGAAGGTTAATTAGTTCCTACTTCGGTAATATTATTACATTCCAAAAATGTAATTTTTAATGTGTATTTTCATACTATTTCATTTACAAACATGGGAGGAACAATCAAAAATTTGAATTTGTCGAATAGTTTATTCTTAGcaccttttatatatatatatatatatatatatatatatatatatatatatatatatatcgtgtTATCATGCCGTGCTTTTTATTCATTAATTTTCTAACTTTCATATTGGTGTGAGAATAGAGCTTGTTCTCTTCAACACTGTAGGGGTTTGATTTTTATGTCCAAACTCTTATAGTACTCTAATTTTTCAAATAAGTTCAGTCAGCCTCGTACTTAATTAATTGAATAGCCACCCCTGACTAAATCTAGATCTTAGAGGACCACGCACCTGCCTAATTTAGAGAAGTTTTTGACTAACTTCTACAGACATAAAATTAaataacttaaaaatatataACTTCAGCAAACTTTTTCCTGATTTTAATTTCGAATACTTCTTTTTTCTAAATTCAACTTAAATATTGTCCAAACACCTAACCAAGAAACTCTCTTTAACTTATAGCCTGTTTCGCCAAGCTTCTCCCCAAGCCAAAAGTGTTAGGACTgaaaaaatcaggtgtcatgcggaagctagcaaaACAAACCTTGAATgacgataaatcatacaacaaagagaaagatgccaaaagagacacaaacatataatgtggttcggtcaactgacctacaTCCACGGCGGAGATgaacaatccactatataaaagagagtataaaatatcgtgagaacaacctcacgaagagacAAACACAAGTGAAACACTAACACTTGTCCTGTAAAGTTCTCCTTCTAAAAACGGCTCTCAAACCCCTTATAGCTACATTATGggtgctactgaatgagaagaaAGGATcatcaatttatagaagtccaaacattttcctataagaaaagggactagccaaatatgagagATTTATAAGAAGGAAAACTCAATTATGGTAAACATGTTGCCCTTTCCTTCAAGAGATAGAAAACCCAAATATGTTAAGAAAATTAGGacaacacctaacaattctcccccttggcCTAAATTTTCTGACGAAATtaacttgatccaccttcttcacataatcttcaacaggttgcatctccaaatctccatcGCAAAGTTTGTCTCAATGCGCGTAGCACtttggtcaaatttctcaaacaaAAATCCCGATTACCGTCAAATAGGTTGCGACTAGAACTGAACAAATatataccaaaagagatacaAACATATAatgtggttcggtcaactgacctacaTCCACGACGGAAATGAGAAATCCACTATATAAAGGAGAGTACAAATATCAAGAGGAACAACCTCACGACGAGGCAAACACAAGTAATATGCAAACACTTGTCTCGTAAAGTTCTCTCCCTAAGCACGATTCTCAAACCActtatggctacattgtggtTCCTACTGAATGAGAAAGAATGATCATCAATTTATACAAGTCCAAATATTTTCCTACAAGAAAGGGGACTATCCAAATATGGGAGATTTATAAGAAGAAAAACTCAATTATGGTAAACATGTTGCCCTTTccttcaaaaaatagaaaaatcaaatatGTTAAGAAAATTAGGACAACACCAAACAAAAAGTGTTTTTTTTACtccaaaaaaagtatttttttttccttctcattTTGAAGTGTTCGGCCAATTTTTTTTTAGGGGGGGGGAGGGGTGGGGGAGGCaaaattgtttttggctagaaATAGAAGCATTTTTTACTTTTCTTcctaccaaaaatacccttagtaaaatattatatataccaaaataaccttacTTAATTTAAACTATTAAGTAATATATAATGACTTTTGGGatgaattttatatttatttaaattatcttgaaagtataaagtacttttcaattttttttttatattttatttaaatcaaataTAAAACTTAACTATTATCATAATAACAAATATATGTGATTATTTATCTACTTATATAGTAACATTAACTATTAAGCAAACctcttcatgtccttattcgtaatttgacacttaaGGACCAGAAGAAAATTCTTTATTTTCTCTCCGTACAATTACTAACGTTGGCCCTTAACTGTAACATATTTGACGCGTCAACCCTATGCTCCGCCTCATGGCGCTGTCGGACGGTGTCCAAAGGGCGCGTACTAACAACCAATATGAACCTCCATATACGACGACTCCAACTGCTGAAGCAATTGCTTAAAAATTAACTTATGCCACCACAGTAACTAATGCAACGTCTACTCCAACGACCACCGTCCGACACCCTCGAGAATCAGTAATTGCTCGACAAACTACTCACAATGGGATGCCGATAGTGATTTTTAAATCTAAAGACTATTACGGAATcatggctgaaaaatgcaaattaACTATTATTGGTAGGTTTCTGAAGCAACATCCTCAAATCGAAAGGATAAGGTCCAGTTTCAGAGAGCTTTTTTTTCAGTTAAAGGTGATTCTAAGATTGGAGTCTACAACAACTACAATATTTTCATAGATTTCACCAATGAAGATGACTTCAAATCGGTATGGTACAGGAGGTGATCGAAATTGAAGGATTACAAATGTGACTACAAAAATGATCGCCGAATTTTAAGCCGGATGAAGACATTCTAATTGTTCTGGTATGAGTACTTTTTCCAGGTATACCATTCAATATGCATACATGACATTATGTTAAACAAATTGTCAGTAATGTTGGCACTCTGTTGGCCTTAGATGCTGCTACTTATGGTAGAAAAAGGCCTAATATGGCTAAGGTAAGGATCGAAATAGACTTAACGAAATCCCTACCTAGCAGTGTATGGGTGGGCTCCGAGGATGAAAATTCACCTCTAAAAGAATATACGCAAAAAATTGAATACGAAAACATTCTTAAGTACTGCAAGCATTGTAGGAAAATTGGGAACAATATGATGAATTGTAGAGTTCTTGAGAAAATAAGAACTGTAGAAGTCAATGAATGGGAAACAAATGCTGAAAATATGATTCTATTGCAAACAAAAGAAGGAAGTAGTAAAAATCAGGAAGAGAATAGTGTAGCCAATGAAGGCCAAAAGAAGGTTATGGCAAAGCAAAATGCTACAAAAGTTGTTAAGGGTGAGGCAAAACAGAATGCTAATATTAATGTTAAGAAAGGAGAGGTGCCTACCAACAAAGAAGTTGCTGAATCATTAAAAATGTTACTGAGGAAAAAATTGAGGCAACTAGTTCTATTATAAAGGGAAGTACAAATGATAAAGTTGAAGCTAATAAGAAGCGGGGTCATGGGAACCAACAAAGAGCATAGAAAGCACAAGCTAACACTAACAATGTGACTATATTTTCAGCAAGACCTACAGTTACAGAGAGACTAAGCAAGaggaaggaaaaaaagaagaaagttaagaaaatgccaaaaaaaagaagaagcaaattAATATTCAAACCGGTTCAACTGCAGGAAAATAGTAAAAGAAGGATAGCAAAAACTACCAATTCTATAGTGAACAATCTCTATAAGAGATCAAAGAGAGTATCCAAAGTCAGAGTGATCAAGGGAACCAGAGTAACTAACAACAGGTGCAAACAATTGTTATGGATAATAATCCTACTACAGATATTGTAGAAGCTCCAAACATTTCTAAAGAAGATAGAAGGCATGATAAGGTTAAACATGGAGATTGACACCAACACAAGGGTTGATCAAGAACATCAGCCAGCAATTAAGGGTGCTAATATGGTCAGTGATAGCTCTAGTTCATCCACTTTATCATCGGATATTTTAATCAACCGGGagtgattttttttattgaacTGAATATTCCCATATTTATCCATTCGGCTGAGAATAACGATGAGGTTACTAGTGATCTTCTTAGACAGGCAACTTCTAAATGCCGTAAGGAAACAAAATCAAATACTCAGGAGACTAACAAAAGTCTTCAAGACAAAATGAACAACAAAAATCAAACAGGTACCACCGAGGAAAGAGGAAGAATCCAAactaggaaaaatgaaaaaaggcaCATGAACAAAGTTGTTCCTTTACAGAAAAGGAAACAACAAGAGGATCTATCCCCAACTAGTTCTAATGATTAGTGGAACATTAGAGGGGGGAGATCAAAGAAAGTCATTCATAGGCTTAAACACTTGATCAACATAAATAAGACACAATTTGTGGCCATCTTTGAGCTTTTTATGAATAGTGAAAACTGAAAAGCTTGATGGTTACAAGAAGTTTCTTGGATTTCAACATTGTATATCCAACTACAATGGTCAAATTTGGTGCTTTGGAACATCAATTGTCACTCTGTATTGATAGTTAAGGATGAGCAACATATTGCCATAAAATTTGAAGATGGCATTAACAACCACAGTTCTTATATTTCAGCAGTTTATGCAAAATGCACTTTAACTGATAGAAAAGACCTTTGGGACAGCCTTGAATAAGACAATCTTAGCGTTGATGGTCCTTGGTGTATTGGAGGAGACTTCAATATCATTACCGATTCAGAAGAAAAGCTAGGAGGAAGGCCTCATAGGATTCATAGACGCCTGGATTTTATTAATTGTATGGACAATTGTGGGGTGACTGATGTTGGGTTTTCTGGTTCTAAGTTTACATGGTGCAATAACAGAAGGCCTAGCAAGAGAATTTGGAAAAGACTTGATAGGATATTTCTTAATGACATGTGGGCTCAGAAGTTCCAGATCACTACTGTGAGACACTTGGCGAGAACTGGCTCTGATCATAGGCCGTTACTCATGAAGTACTTTAACACTAACCAAAGCCACGTgaatttcttcaagtttcttaATTTATGGGTTAATCAAGAGGTCTTCCTAGACATTGTTAAAGAAGTTTGGGAGTCCAATATAATTGGCAATCATATATGGATCTTACAATCTAAATTGAAGCTTCTTAGCAGAAGATTGAGCCAGTGGTCTAGAGAAGAGATTGAGACATTAATGATCTGATTATAAAATGGGAGGAAAAATTCCAAATATTTGAAGATATGGATGCTGCTACCATCTCTATTAACAACAGGGCAGAATCAATAAAGCACATGTTGAATATATTAAATGGTTGAGTATGCAAGAGTCTCTCCTTAAACAGAAAACTCAGACTAGATGGTTTGACGAGGGAGACAGCAATACCAGGTCCTTCCATAGACTTCTCAG contains:
- the LOC142174474 gene encoding uncharacterized protein LOC142174474, which gives rise to MDNCGVTDVGFSGSKFTWCNNRRPSKRIWKRLDRIFLNDMWAQKFQITTVRHLARTGSDHRPLLMKYFNTNQSHVNFFKFLNLWVNQEVFLDIVKEVWESNIIGNHIWILQSKLKLLSRRLSQWSREEIETLMI